The genomic segment TTCATACGAACCAGTTCCTCCAAGAATTCCGATTATGTTTTTATCTTTTATCTTTGCTCCTACCGCTGAATTTTTGCTCGTGGCAAGCTGAACCTTTGAATAATTCTTTCCAATAGGCTCAATTGTTTTTCCAACCAGGTTTCCATTATAATCAATAACACATTGATTTTTTTTTATTTTATCGTTTAAGCCTTTATTTATATAGATATTCTCAAAAGGATTTGAAGGATCTATCCCTATTGTCCTTGCTCTAACATATCCAGAGAAAATATTCTCTCCAGATAGATTGACGGCCTTTTCTGTCTTTATCTGTCTTATTTTTTCCTCAAGATCAAGATTTCTAAATTTTAATTTTAAATTTTCCTCCCTTAATCTCTTGTTTTCTTCATGAATTTTCTTTAACAGGAGATATTCATTCACAATTCCTCGGGTTTCAGAAATAAGCTCGTGAAATAGATTATTAACTGGAGTAAAAATGGCAAAAATACTCTTCTCAAAAAAAGAAGCTCCGTTTCCTTTAGGAACCTGAATCGATATTAAAACTATATTTATCAATACAATCAGTAAAAGAAAATAGCCATCTTTTAC from the Acidobacteriota bacterium genome contains:
- the mreC gene encoding rod shape-determining protein MreC produces the protein MKLFFKKRVKDGYFLLLIVLINIVLISIQVPKGNGASFFEKSIFAIFTPVNNLFHELISETRGIVNEYLLLKKIHEENKRLREENLKLKFRNLDLEEKIRQIKTEKAVNLSGENIFSGYVRARTIGIDPSNPFENIYINKGLNDKIKKNQCVIDYNGNLVGKTIEPIGKNYSKVQLATSKNSAVGAKIKDKNIIGILGGTGSYECSLNYIRNIHSMGKNEEVETSGYDMIFPKGIKIGRVVKVENTNSLFKKISVKPYFVYEELEEVLVIFK